DNA from Chloroflexota bacterium:
GGCGACAAACTTGGCCGCGGTCAGACTAGCACCTCCCACTAATGCACCATCAATCTCCGGCTGCGTCATGAATTCGGCGATGTTTTCTGGGCTAACACTACCGCCATATTGAATGCGCAAAACCTTGGCAGTGCTCTCGCCAAACAGGGAGGCTATAGTGCCCCGCACTACTTGGCCAATAATGGCATTGGCTCCGATGCCGGTTGCTGGCTTCCCTGTGCCAATAGCCCAGACGGGTTCGTAGGCTATGACCAATGCTTTCACTTGGGTAGCGTTGAGATCCTGCAGTGCAGCTCGCACTTGCGCACTGACCACTGCTTCCGTCTGTCCTGCCTCGTTCTGCGCTAGATTTTCGCCAACACAGATAATAGGAATCAAACCATGCTTGAGTGCGGCTTTAACCTTGCGGTTGACGCCTTCATCCGTCTCTCCAAAATACTGGCGACGTTCCGAGTGTCCAATAATGACGTACTGACACAGTTCCCTTAACATAATAGGGGAGATTGCTCCAGTGAATGCACCCTGGTCCTCCCAATACATATCCTGAGCGCCTAGCTTGATCTTGGTCGCGTGGACGAGTTCTGCTACAGCGGACAAAGCTGTGAAAGGTGGACAAAGCACGACCTCCACATCCTCGATTGCATCAAGTTCTCGGCGCATCTCCCGAACCAGTGCAGTTGCCTCTGCGATCGTTTTGTGCATTTTCCAGTTTCCGGCAATGATCGGTGTACGCATTGTCCCTCCTGATTTCCATTGCGAGTTAACAGTGAACGAGTTGGCTACAGGCAACAGTTCCCGTCTGGGAAATCATACAACCATCCTCCCCACCTGTCAATTCAGTTTCCTAAAGTGCGGATATGGGGTGAACGAATAGACGAAGCTCCCCCTTTGGTTCAAGTTGACCATACGCAAACCCAAGGCACGGGAGTGGGCGGGTAAGCTGAGCGATAGCAAGACGAGGGGCCTCTGATTGCTGGTATTGGCCAACGTGATGCGGCAAATGCTGAACGAGGCAGCCTTGCGCAGCCAGATGATCGCGCGTGGTCTAATACAGGCGTGCCATTTCACTTGGTCCCGGGCAGCAGAGAAGTTGCTCGATGTATACCAGGCTGTGCAGCACGGAATAATACTTCGGGGCAGTATATGAATTGACTATGCGAGATGATGTCGCGCTAGCGCAAGCGCACACTTGAAGCACATCGCCTCCTGACCATCGTAGGCAACGGTGGTATCAGTCAGATTGTGAACGATCTCGTTACAGCCAAGATTACGTTACTCAAAAACCTAGCCTGACTTTAGCCAAGATATGCAAAAAGCGCCTTCCACCATTGCTGGCAGGAAGGCGCTTCGCTGTAACCAAAATTCTATAATAATATGGCGGCGACTGGACTTGAACCAGTGACACAGGGCTTATGAGTCCCCTGCTCTGCCAACTGAGCTACGCCGCCATCGTGCCAAAAAAGTAGCGGGGACAGGACTCGAACCTGTGACCTTTGGGTTATGAGCCCAACGAGCTGCCACTGCTCCACCCCGCGTCGTCATTATATTTTAATGCGAATTGAGCAATTAGTCAAATCGAGCGTGCGCTTCGTGCGCTTCCTTGTCCCACTGAGAAGTAGCTGTGCTCATCGCTAGATTGTATACCTCAAGCGTTTGCCTTGCAGTTTCTGCCCAATCAAACTGACTCGCTCGCACAAGGGCTTGTTGCGCGAGTTTTCGCCGTAATTCAAGGTTGCGCAGCAGGGTCAGCATACCCTCCGTCACTTCATCCAGATCCGTGGGATTCACCAACAATCCACCCTCTCCCACCACCTCCGGCAACGATGAGACACGGGAAGCAAGCACAGGAATGCCACACCTCATGGCCTCCAATGGCATCAGCCCAAAGCCCTCGTATAGGGACAGAAAGACAAAGAGCAAAGCACCACTATATAAAGCAGGTTTGTCCTCCTCCGCTATCCAACCAGTGAAAATGACCTTTTTCTCCAGCCCAAGTTCCCTTGCTATCCGCCTGGGATCGGGGAACAACGACGTATCCTTGTTTGGCAAACGACCGGCTATGACCAGATAAGGTGCTGTGTCTCCCAGTGCCTTCATTACCTGTGCGTAGGCCCGGAGCAGCATGGCAATGTTCTTGCGCTGATCAAAGCCACCGAGATACAGCAGA
Protein-coding regions in this window:
- a CDS encoding triose-phosphate isomerase, giving the protein MRTPIIAGNWKMHKTIAEATALVREMRRELDAIEDVEVVLCPPFTALSAVAELVHATKIKLGAQDMYWEDQGAFTGAISPIMLRELCQYVIIGHSERRQYFGETDEGVNRKVKAALKHGLIPIICVGENLAQNEAGQTEAVVSAQVRAALQDLNATQVKALVIAYEPVWAIGTGKPATGIGANAIIGQVVRGTIASLFGESTAKVLRIQYGGSVSPENIAEFMTQPEIDGALVGGASLTAAKFVAITRIAAMSKQRGTGSPK
- a CDS encoding glycosyltransferase family 4 protein, whose amino-acid sequence is MRIAVNAFFLGQEATGSGQYIYHLLRALEQVDKHNEYLLYKSEKPGFSNSVQILKTPFSRHFENLDKLWFEQISFPLACRNASVHLAHVPYFASPLCPTVPTIVTIHDLIPLLLPAYRRSVLIRLYTGLVAAAARRAAYIITDSQSSKNDIVKYLRVPPERVHVIYLAADPACHPIRDENALAAMRHKYGLPDDYLLYLGGFDQRKNIAMLLRAYAQVMKALGDTAPYLVIAGRLPNKDTSLFPDPRRIARELGLEKKVIFTGWIAEEDKPALYSGALLFVFLSLYEGFGLMPLEAMRCGIPVLASRVSSLPEVVGEGGLLVNPTDLDEVTEGMLTLLRNLELRRKLAQQALVRASQFDWAETARQTLEVYNLAMSTATSQWDKEAHEAHARFD